One stretch of Lytechinus variegatus isolate NC3 chromosome 17, Lvar_3.0, whole genome shotgun sequence DNA includes these proteins:
- the LOC121431399 gene encoding protein extra-macrochaetae-like, producing MKQPTQMQTAVQHQQYPASLHHTLPLHAGGEKKQKRAGVSNFTMSDCYEKLKQLVPTIPKNRKVTRVEILQHVIDYIQDLQTALEGRNIDVKMMGSVNALTGMITDSMAMPAPAASNRMPFTTIVPQQQGHQQMTCPPATPLGVHTQSNARQHQQQCYPQQTSLFHHQGYSDYHQRQQMNMMSHPGNNKVTPHPYETPESSPESRPCSC from the exons ATGAAGCAACCAACACAGATGCAGACGGCTGTGCAACACCAGCAGTATCCAGCGAGCCTCCACCACACGCTCCCCCTGCACGCCGGCGGGGAAAAGAAGCAGAAACGCGCTGGAGTCTCAAATTTCACCATGTCGGATTGTTACGAAAAACTGAAGCAACTGGTGCCGACAATCCCCAAGAACAGGAAAGTCACGCGAGTAGAAATCCTGCAACATGTCATAGACTATATCCAGGACTTGCAGACGGCGTTAGAAGGAAGGAATATCGATGTGAAAATGATGGGGAGCGTGAATGCGCTTACCGGGATGATCACTGACTCTATGGCCATGCCTGCCCCGGCCGCTTCCAACAGGATGCCGTTCACCACCATAGTCCCTCAGCAACAGGGCCATCAGCAGATGACATGCCCGCCAGCCACACCGCTCGGGGTACACACGCAGAGTAACGCGAGACAACATCAGCAGCAATGCTACCCTCAACAAACATCTCTCTTTCATCATCAGGGATACAGTGATTATCATCAAAGACAACAg ATGAACATGATGTCGCATCCGGGTAACAACAAGGTCACTCCCCACCCTTACGAAACTCCCGAAAGTTCACCGGAGTCGAGGCCGTGCAGCTGCTAA